The proteins below are encoded in one region of Diorhabda carinulata isolate Delta chromosome 3, icDioCari1.1, whole genome shotgun sequence:
- the LOC130891195 gene encoding WW domain-binding protein 4 yields MADYWKSNDRKYCDFCKCWIADNKPSVDFHEKGRRHQENVKKRLKNITKASAKAHKESENVDSAIRKMEQAAMAAYRKDVESNSCADLTSIAITKKLKSENLELKDNQTKVWHEAKSKEGHIYYWNTLTNESSWEPPADGFLSIEEQLKQEHDKVATQLRQIEKHKRIEGLKLMQIQKAEEEEERARLEREKLKERRVTVSPEPVYGPIVDPSDNHPYGKWIPVKEPEYVDLQLPVQNDYFEAPVVYEPEEIKKEFKEKTIESLDDFGPSSFKKRKMISGAKKNMRKRIDDE; encoded by the exons atggcAGACTACTGGAAATCTAATGACCGAAAATACTGCGATTTTTGTAAATGTTGGATAGCAGACAATAAGCCTAGTgttgattttcatgaaaaaggTCGACGACATCAAGAAAACGTGAAGAAACGtttaaaaaacataacaaaagCTAGTGCAAAAGCCCATAAAGAATCAGAAAATGTGGATTCAGCTATTCGAAAAATGGAACAGGCTGCTATGGCAGCATACAGAAAAGACGTTGAAAGTAATTCTTGTGCTGATTTAACTTCAATAgctataacaaaaaaactaaaaagtgaaaactTAGAACTTAAGGATAACCAAACTAAAGTATGGCATGAAGCTAAGTCAAAGGAAGgacatatttattattggaataCACTTACTAATGAATCTTCATGGGAACCTCCAGCAGATGGCTTTCTAAGTATAGAAGAACAGCTCAAACAAGAACATGATAAAGTAGCAACACAATTGAGACAGATTGAAAAACATAAGAGAATTGAAGGACTAAAATTGATGCAG ATACAAAAAgcagaagaggaagaagaaagagCTAGGCTAGAAcgagaaaaattgaaagaaagaagaGTAACAGTATCTCCAGAACCAGTATATGGTCCTATAGTTGATCCAAGTGATAACCATCCTTATGGTAAATGGATACCCGTTAAAGAACCAGAATATGTAGATTTACAATTACCAGTACAGAATGATTACTTTGAAGCTCCAGTTGTATATGAACCTGAGGAAATTAAGAAGGAATTCAAAGAGAAAACAATTGAAAGCTTAGATGATTTCGGTCCTTCATcatttaaaaagagaaaaatgatttcaggtgctaaaaaaaatatgaggaaaaGGATAGATGATGAatga